The genome window CAGTAACAGCAACGATAACACAAATCCGGCTAATACCAACAGTAACGCGAACGCAAATACCATAACGTCCACAAATACAACATATTCTAATGGTGTTAATATGCAATCACAAATGTACGAAGAAACACCTCAAATGTCATATTCTAATATGAATCAACCTACTCCTTTTATGCCTGTTCCGCCCcaatattttccattttttccaAACAATGGACAATACTTTTATGATCCTCAATACAATAGATTTGGGCGGCCCCCTCCCCAAATTTCTCCTTCAGcacaacaaaattttgttagGTCAAACGTTTATCCCTATCAACAAATACCTGTTATTCCTCCAATTCATCATCCTCCTTATCATAATCCTTCACCTCTAATCCCTCATCAGTCTCATCCCACAAGATATGTAAATGGTGGTGATTCTGGTTTCTCTTCTCGTAGAAGTTCTCTAGATCAGATTAGTAGGACTCCAGAGTTTGGTCCTCAACATAATCCCAGGATACATCAGCAAAAGAAACCTAAACAATTGGATAAAGCTCTTTGGGTTGGAAATTTACCTGATTCGACCACTCatgatgaattaaaagaattttttgcgGATGAAAATATGgaggtattttatttaataaatttcgttTCGAGGACATGTGATATATAATCATCTTTTAAAAGTTTTGCTAATGAATATCGCTATGTTTAGAGCGTGTTTCACATTAAAAGATCTAATTGTGCATTTGTGAATTACAAAACATACGAAGCCGTTATGGAAGCTGTACACAAATACAACGAAATGggtatgattttttatataaacaaagtCAACTTTTAGgttatatttacttataacaTATTATTATCTTGATATTAGAATTCAAGGGGATTAAATTAGTTTGCCGTCCAAGGAAGGTAAATTGccataatttttactttttttcaaaccaacttttccttatcataaattaataagatcattttttatttatttaactctCAGCAAACACCAGCcgatttaaaattgaaaaccGAATCATTATCTGCTTTGATTTCGGAAAACACACCTCCACCCACACCTTCGGAGGCAGGGTCAACCGCTTCTTCCACTAGATCTCGTCGGTCATCCTTGCCACCACGCCAACGTATTCGACAACCATCTATTGCTTCTATGTCTCCAGCTTCTTCTGTTTCTTCCTTAAAACCATCGTCGCAAAATAGGTATTTCATTCTCAAATCGTTAACTCAAGACGACCTTGACATTTCTGTTAAGAGCGGTTATTGGGCAACGCAACCTCACAATGAAGCAGCTTTGAACAAGGCATTTAAGGTggatatttgtttaatttattaaaattacattagACGCAATGTCATTAAGTTGTTTACATTATTATAGAGTGCCGAGAATGTATACCTCATATTTAGTGCCAATAAGAGTGGAGAGTTTTACGGTTATGCAAGGCaggtttaataaatttctggTATAATAACACTTTTATGATTTgtaagttaatattatataaattttataataaaattattagaatgttGAGCCCGATTAGCAAGGAGTCAACCGAGACAGTACAATGGACTCCGATCGACGAAGCCGCTTTAGCTGCTTCTTCTTCTCGCCTTTCACCTAATCAAGATGAGTCGAAATCGCGGAAAAAGCTTCAAGATGAAGAGAATGAAGATTGTGAAGATGACGCAGTTCCGTCAAGGAATTGGGGAACGACATTTAAAGTAGAATGGATCAAAGTGTATGTTATGATTCCTATAtgtacatttaaaaatatttctcatTATTGTAGAAATCCTGATAAACGTATTACTTTCATTCTGTTAgcaattattaatcatatctTTCTATGTAACTAGCCAAAAGCTTCCTTTCATTCGTACGCGACAACTTCGTAATCCGTGGAATGCGAATCGCGAAGTTAAAATTAGCCGAGATGGTACTGAAGTAGAGCCAGTAGTTGGAGAAAGGTTGCTTGCTGAATTCCATAAATCACAAACAACTCCCGCATCGTATTCAAATATGTCTGGTCCTCTATTAACTCAACCATTAAATATCGATGGTCAAGGTGTTGTTGGTGAAGGACAAGACAGGTATTTAAATTgttacttattaaatattagcTGGCATGATtcatgaactttttttatctttagagGGTTGGCCACTCAAAACGGTGCACAAATACAGCCGCCAATGATGGATCCTAATTATATTCCAAATGCTCAACCTGCATTTTTCACTCCTCCTCCGGGATATTGGCATCCACAGCCTATTATAATACCTCCATATGGAGCACCTCATGCACCCCCAGGTTATGTACCTCAACAAGCTTGGACTGCTGCTTCATCCAAAGATCAATCCGTTGGTGTTACTCGTGTACAACCTTCTCAACCTTCAACCGGTTCTCCGATGGTGTCTTTGGACCAACAACAATACGTGGAGGTAATATGGGTAAATATGGTGCCATAAGAGTAGAAACTAAGTGAGGGGTTTATACATAGAAATTACAACGAAATAttctcatatatatatatatatatacttatttgCCTTTATATAGGGACCTATGCAACATCCTTCTCACTACCAATCAGTCCCTGCTCCTCATCTTTATCCATCCGGTGCAGGAGTTCATTATCAACAAGCACCGCCACAGCAATACTATAGATCTTCAGAAGATAATGGTCATGTAGATAGTCATATGACATATCAAGTATCGTCACAAGAACAAAATATGGGTAATGACCAAGAAGGCGAATCCCATATGGTACCGACTTATCTCATGGAAGATCAAAGCGCTGAAACTAGCAGTAGTGCATAGCGGGGGAAGTAATATAGCTGTAGTTTGTCATTTGCTCAAAGAGTCGCCCTCCTGTGATTAAATATTCCCTCTatttcatgtaatttttattctttcattTCAAGTTTGgaagtttgtttattttgtgtaacttGTGATTTTCGTGTACAATATATGTACAAAAGGTAGgtatttttgttttcaattctttaaatttctaaAGTTGACTTAACTTgtgtttttttattcattttagtttatcatttttcattaaaaaaattttcttttcatttatttgtattttaaaaaaaacccttttgaattaattattcatttatttttcaatacttttCGTGGccttttttaatgtttttcttcatttattttttctctctctctctctctcatTTTCTTAATgcttttttcattatattttaaatttgatttatttggcCAATtgcaaaaatgaaaatataaaattcaaaaattcctacattattataattttttttcatcatttgtatgaaaaatttttatatgtaacttTTAGGATTTAGCTTTTAATGTAACGTTAATTACTAAATGGTATCagatctaaatattttttttttaaaaaaaaaataaaataaacaaaatgaaacaaaaattattgaattatataattattatttatttattatacaaacgtaattttatcaaatttgcTACATAATCAATCGCGTCGATTAGgttaattaatgtattatctgctatatatttcattacatACATATACTCGAGTAAaatagcatattaaaaaatttcaatattttcatggACATatgaaaaagattattaaaattttcacccTGTATAAAGAATGTAatacaaagaaataattttatatacaacaacaattgcaaaatttgaaacaattcTGATAACtggtttttattttgcaattcattatttttttttgtcctatataataaataactaatagaaattaaacaacttgtttttttgtacttgcgatttgataatataatataattttaaaccaCGAACTCTATAGGCAAGCAAACGTCCCAAATCAGTTCTTTACAGAAAATACCTTccactttataatttttttcgatcaaataaaaaataagagaaatacaacgattttttttataatgaaatccTCAGACGCTAAAATGGACACCTCAACTTTACTAACCTCCCATGATGACCAAAAAATCAGAGCATTACTACGACAAAGGTCTTTGTTTTTTTggttagaattaaataaacgaAAATCAAATACTATAGCACGACTTTACGAAAAGTAAgttaagtattatttttaagaatataaactataaattatttaactcAAACGAAATTGAACAGTACGGtgataaaaggaaaatttgaGGCAGTAGATGCGAATGAAACAAGCTTTCGGTTTGAAAATTGGGAATCACCAGTTGGAACTTACGATCACGTAGTTATACGTGGCAGTGATATAGAAGTTTTAGAGTTTgaatttactaaataataaaattataattttatttactttattatttatcgtCATCGTCACTTCCCTCATCGTCTTTATTTTTCTCTCCTTTTTCTgccattcttttctttttctcttcaattttttgcattaaatTCTTTGCGGTATTAAATATACCATTTGTTGGAGCTCCACAAGAATAACATTTTGGACTTTTAGTAAAATTCTGTAAAGCACATCGTTCACAGAAATAATGTCCAcatctgttaaaaaaaaaagagagtttAAGAACTGATTGTAAAAGATAACAAAAGTAGaccattatttaaattatataatactttgtAACAACAGGATTCTTGAATTCTTGTCGACAAATATAACAAGCAAATGGTAATTCTTCATCACTCTCTTCATCACTACTCTCCACAAGAAATGCATTAGGgtcttttttcaattttcctTGCATTTCTTCCCATTCTCTTTCTAACTGCCATCCACTCTTATAATCTCCTCTATCGTGTAAGAATTTACATGAATCACCATATCCGCAATATCCCGTCTctaacatatatatatgtatgtaagTGTAAAACGATCATGAAtgtcaatttaaaataatttgttctaTACATACCTTTATAATCTTTACATATGTCGGGTTGATAATCCATTCGTGAAGTCACACGAATATTTGATGGTGCCCGAATTGGCCCAGCTCTGTAGTAAAAGAATTAAACAATGTTACCATTCATGAATTCTTGGAGACTcgaaaaaatatgaataaacaTACTTTATTTTCGAACTTACGGCGCTTCCTGCGGCTGTGTCACGTTTCTTGATATAGGATTTGTACGCATTCGCTCCTTTATAGAGGTTATCATCGAGAGCCTAAACAGTATATAGGAAAAGATTAAAAACCAactatataatgataaaaaaatataacttaccTCTTCAGCAGCCAATTTCTTTTCTAATAATGCTTGAGCATCTCTATCAGTTTCGGTGTCCCATTCGGCAGATCTAGTAGCAATATCTTCAGGAACAGAAGTAATAGCGGATTTATTCGCTGCATATACATCACTAATTTCCTCTTTATTAACACGCCTTCCTTTTTTTGAAGCTTGCACAAATggatttaaattatctaattttcgCTCTTTTGTTATTACTGCTGAAGTATTATTATCTTCACTAGATACATCGGTATCAGATTTTTTGCGTTTTCGAATATTTCTATTGTTTGATGTTTtggatttctttttaaagaaaggtACATTTGCTGAAGAATCTGTTATGGGAGTTGTTTCGTCTGCTGTGATCATTGAAGGTAAGTTAGTTGAAGTATTATCAGACATGAAGCcgtatatattataagataCTCGATctgatgataaatattttaacactTACATGGTATAAATTATGTTTTAGGATGAACAAacaatacattattaatataattacacTGCGGTGTAACTTATTCGAAAACTCACGTGTTCAGAATAGgtttcatatatttataaagtatgcgaaaaatgcattttttccccgtttttattagaaataaatgtaattcaTAACGTAATAATTAGTGTAATTTATATGTACAGATCgcagtaaatataattttctctTAGAATGTGTATCATTATAGATGTAAATAGAAAAATCATTGAAAAATAGTTTCCTCGTGTTTTCGTTTGGCTATATAAGTACCGGGTTTAGCCATTGCTGATGGATGAGATGACAACTCAGCAGGTACACGAGATATAGGTGATTTCATAATCATTTGCTTAAGATCATACCTTTTGGacatatttaagaaaaaattgattaaattaaaatataagaatgatgtttaaaaaagaattataaatgaGAAAGACATACATGACATCAGCATCTGCGTTAGATAAGAACGTAATCGAGACACCAGATTTACCGGCACGTCCAGTACGACCAATACGATGTgtataatctaaaaaaaaaagtgttaataCGTCTTCATCTGTTACGTTAAATcttcaataatatattataatccGAATACCTTCAATATTCTTGGCCATATCATAATTGATTACCAATGAAACATTCTTTACATCTATACCACGTCCAGCTACATCAGTGGccactataaatataaaaatatatatactgagTTAATGCACTAATATAAATCGAATTGAgggaaaaaagaattaataccCAATATATCCATTGTTCCGTTTTTAAGATGCGCCAATGCACTTTCTCTGTATTACGAAGAATAACGTTATTTCCTAGATGTAAAGAAATTCAAACTATCCCTCAACATAACCAAACTAACCTTTGTTCCTGAGTTTTGCCACCGTGTAGCGTTGTTGCACGGTACTAAAAATCAGGTTGTcagttaatataaattctacTTTATTTAGAAGTACTACAATATAcgatattaattaaatacattaCCCCAAGTTTGTTTAATGCTCTGGCAAGAACGTCACATCCTTTCTTTTGATTAACAAATATGATGATTGGTGGATCAAAAGAACCTTGAAGTAGTTCTAGAAGTCTTGCTCTATAAGATTTGAAATACGTTTAGTCTAGTTCTTAAAacttattaaacaaattttgaataatatttgatattttacttctttttgCCTTCATCATTTATCATTTCTACCCTTTGTTCAACAGTATCTACTGCCTGACCGGCTGTTCCTATAGTTACCACTGCGGGTCGTCTTaaatatctataaatttatacataaattgtttaattagtTTACACATCATAAACATATATACAGATAAGTGTTTTATTTTGCTATAAACCTTTTAGCCAAACGTTCTACGGCTGGAGGCATAGTAGCTGAAAACATCACAGTTTGTCTATAACGTTCTTTTTGTCCAATCTTCTTAAGCATTTCAGCCGGATTTTCTGCCTCATCTGTATCTGGCTTCACATTTGATACAGGCAATGCATCtaaaattacatttacatCCGTTTCGAAACCCATATCTATCATACGATCagcctaaaataaaaaattattcaatatagAAATAGTGATGAATAACAATAATTGTTTAAAGTATACGTACTTCATCCATGACTACATAGGTACATTGATTAAGAACCAATATCCTTCGATCCAAACAATCTTTCAAACGACCAGGAGTGGCGATAATAATTTCGGCGCCATTTCTCAAATTAAATGCTTGTTCTTCTACTGCATGCTAcagtaaatttacaaaaaaatctacTACTTAAAACGGATTCCAAAAATAAAGTGTTATACAGCTGTTACTTACCCCACCAACGATGGAAACGCAATTGAATCCCATAGGTGCTGCAAATTTCAATGTTTCTTGCTCTATTTGCTGAGCCAATTCACGAGTAGGAGCCAAAATTAAAGCGTATGGACCATCTGACATGTTTTCTTCCGTCAATCTTGGAAGATCGGATATATATACAAGCATTGGTATTACAAATGAAGCAGTCTTACCGCTTCCtataattatagaattaatatcaGAGAAAATAACTTGTTAAAAAGTAATCATAAGAGATTAAATTGTGTACCTGTTTCAGCAATACCAATAATATCCCTATTTTGTAAACCGATTGGTATAGCTTGACGTTGAATAGGAGTGGGAGATTTATATCCAATACTCTCAATAAGATTAAGTATGCGTTCCGACAAACCAGATTCTGCCCAAGACCTTATAGGATTTGGAATACTGCCACCTAGTAAGATTTTAAGTCTTATTAATTGAACATGTTTaaaggttaataaaaaaaaaatgaattgtaTACCTTTAGTGGTAATATTGAAATCTTCTTTAAAAATACGCCAATCTCTTTCTTTCATCTCTGTCAATGGTTTTTCCGACCAATGACGATCATCCCACATTGTCTTTAACTCTTTACGTCTATCAATTTCCAACCTTTCCCTGGAAAGAATTATACACATGAGTTGtcttgataaaaatatcaaaaaatatacatatataaatgaataactACTCAGCGCGATCTTTTTGATCAAGTGTCCTTCTTTCTTCAAGGAGCTGGTTATAAAATTGAGCACGATCACGTTTTTGTTCTTTGATGTCGATGCCAGCGAAATGTCCACGGCCAAACATTTGTGCATTATGTTTATTTGCGTACAGCGGATTAAAATCTTGTGAAGTATCTTCCCCAGCATCCCAATCAAAAACAAACTTCTTTTCATTCATTTTACGTATTTTACGTTTTTTCCGTTCACCTCCCATATATCGTTCCtaaattgttattttgttattaattataattaaagttaaatacttctataaacaaaaaaaaaaaataccctTATAGCCTGTAATTCCTTATCGGCTAATTTTTCTGTTTCTGCATTTGTATCTGATTTATCATTAGGACGTTTTTCACTATCTCTATCTTTAACCCTTGGCCTTTCACGATCATAACGGTCATATCTATCACGATCATATCGATCATAATAATCTCGTCTATCACGTCCATACcctatatcataaataaaattatttattacactAACAAATTATAGTAAGtgaacataataatttaaatcgtCACCATTTTGACGAGCTTCTTCCGCGGCACGTCTTTGAAATTCTTCTTGCTGGCGCCTTTCTTCATCCTGTTTACGACGTTGTTCTTCAACTTCTTTTTGTCGTTTGTCCAATGCTACTTTTGCTCGTTCTTCTTTTGTCAAGAATTTGGGCTAAATATGAGAGTTGTATAAGAATCATCCAATTATCATAAGCAAATGCGAATCATACTTACTCTCTCATTAACTTGTTTCTCAGATTCTCTCTTCTGCAATAATTCTTCCAAAGATATTGGAACTTTAGGTTTTAATGCACCGTTCGACTCCTTTGTcgaatctttattattaaggGTTTTATCGGaggtattttcattttccCGAATTTCCCGAGAATCATATCGTGCTTTATCATGGCTAGGTGAACCCCTGCGTGGCAGTTCGTTATAATCACCACTTCTTCGACTATCCCTTTCATATTCTCTCCCATATCGATGTCTGTGGTAAGAATCGTCCCGGCGTGAATGAGGCGATCGGGAACGATGCCTCCTTGAACTTGAGGAAGTGTCGGCATACGAtctgaagaaaaaatttgttactTTCTGTTTATAAAATGAATAGAATAAAAATCAGCAAGCCGCACCTTCGAGATCTTTCAGTTCTTTCAGTTggcattttataaaatagatcTGTAGACCATCAAAATTTATCCGtcagaatttcaaaaaaaaaaattcgtccACGTGCTTATTCAATTTTCTCACTATCACGTGACAGTGGAAAATATTCATCACACCCATCTGACCAACATCCTGTATCCAAAAACATACTATACACAAAACTttcctaaaaatttaaaagcaaaattaggtgaaaaatgtgataatttcaTCAAATAGTTCTATCAATACCAGTATACCACAATAGTTTATGTGAACCACTATTTAAGCAAAGATGGaatcaattattattgattatcaaaattcTAGATTCTGATCATGAACAtacctttataaaattttcataattggtattaaaagttaaaaattataattgaattataaagTAACAATAATTAAAAGCTAACAGTACCTTATATAAGATTGCTGATCAACTTGATTCAAaactaaaagataaaaaatgatgaaattagtTTTACAAATACAAGCAagttattataacaaatactTTTTCTATAACTAAGCAAAATTTgtttcttatataataaaaattcttaataaatatcttattaaacttattaataatacaattaaaatagaaatatctcaatatttatttgttactgcaaatataattaagctcaataataaaaaattaaattgttgaGCAGGTATGTTGTTACTAGATAACTGAGGTGCAATATactttagtattaaatattattattcttaaagGCAAATTCCTATAGATCATCAGATggtttattaaatcaatatgatacatattttattatacttcaAGCTAcaatcaaagaaataaaacaagaaaaagtattagaaatatagaaagttgtaaatatataaagtaaaagaaaaggtcatttatattttgttattattattaatacaatattttaccTGCATTTTTATCTCAAGTTTActatcttaaaataaataatatgtcattattatttttatattataatgaatttcaaaattgtaatatatcaGCATGATACCTCAAAAATGATATAagaatatttactaaaataagacaaacctataaaaaaaataatatttaacaataaaaatagtatttataataataaaactatgatcataatttcaataactgtttctatttttaaagagaccatttataaaagaatttatatagcCATATATGGGAATTAATATGAACAGCCACTTTACTTGCAAAGTTGCAGTTGAgtaaaaagatgatgaaataattcttatttttcaaaattatattagaaaaaaatccaATCAAAATATGCCTAAAagattttcaataataattaatgaaagatttaCTATTGATAAAATATCTGATAATCCttaagaaatttaaagaaacaataatGATACTAATtttagaatagaaagtagtAGTCAGATAAAAgaagatgaaattgaaaaaacaaagaaattatagatacAAATCTtcaaaatgcaaaaaatctaaataaagttattattaaaagttggCTATTCAAATAAAGGtatttaaatagtataaataatgtaaaaaaaaacatcattaaattttcataaaatataaattgttttaaaagaacaaatttattaaaaaaaactagcCTATTCTGAAATTCAAAGttgtttatcaatttttttaattcttgtaaaaattatGTGAATCACATTCTAAGAATTAGATTTAAACATTATACAGGgatactattattactatataaggATCCTGCTTATAAAATAGGTTATCAGAAacttaaagtaaaatttataattaaaaaatttttaaaaatcctactatatataaataaattatatctaaaaaatgaaatattacactaaattataattttttttctttttaaattaattaaccaataagattgctagtaaaaattaaaattttttctgaaaacttctattagaaataaatagaatcctatgctaaatataaatttattcttaaatatataaattatatattttaagtataaaataaaattttttttttttatatgttgaattatataccattttattaaaatatatttggactacataataatcacaactcatatgggctgatttgtctactctgcattaaaaagagttattgattgattttcataatttttgttactcaaaattgttttgtaatactaaaaaatcatctaattgataatcacttgactaaataataagttgaacaaaaatttacatttgcaaaacttaaattattaaatgtaaaagagctgtgaaaaaacccatttcactaataaaaaacccatttcttaTATATGTTGTATGTGGATTTGGAATCTGGTGGTTTTGGGATTTTACGTGATCatcacaatataaataaatcaccTACAGTAAGATCGGCGACATGCATAAGTAGGATCAGCAATCATGTGATGACATGTGATTGGTCAATCTCATTTCCACCGCTATCCCGAATCAACCTACAacatatatatggaattttaacatatattattaaaaagtaagtatattttaataaaatataaagtaaaataaaaatgtactgtatatagtcttagtagctataaatgtttataaaagtataataaaaatatcatataaaagatggtatcataataaatattttcaaacaataaaaataattattttatgtcagaGTTTGTATTATCATCTTTAAacgcaaatatatcaaaattcacTGATctgttttctataattttaggctcGTTGGAAAGCCCTTATTCTGGACTTTATAGGCGAAAAAGAGCTCGCTGATTGAATAATTAGATCCAGAGATATTTGAGTTTAAAGTTGAGATACgaactttttaacatgcttaaatgcaaatatcttgggatccactaattcattttttataaatttaggctctttGGAAAGCCTTTAATCTGGTCTATATAAACGAAAAAAGAGCTTACCAATTGGATTACTGgatctggagatatttacgttttaagttgagatacaaatttttaacatatggGTTCTTTGCTAGGAAAATGAggttctgaaatttttttataaaaattgagatttttgttttatatgaatatataatacataaactttatgtaattaaatttttgtaacataTTATCTTATTACCAGAACGAGcaatttgattttcaatttttgtgtaataattagtaccaaaatctaaaaatagattCAGAAATGATTGgcatactaataaaatttacgttaaacgattttaaaaaaatttaaatcattattttagcCACAGTAGCCGCAGTTAGTGTTTGGATCTGAATCCAGTTTGACCCAGGTCAATCCGGATAAAGTGCGATTATCCGGGTAAAACCCACGGTTTTATCCAGATTTCGTCGGATTTTATCCAGATTGCAGATTTCAGATAAACTGTTGTATTTCATGAACTAATGATCAGAACTTTATGATTTATGGCTTGTTTGAAAGCTCTTAGTGTTACAAATACGATCATAGTACTCAAATTTGTTGATAATTGGATTTAATTCCaccttttacaaaattaaagtttttatccggattgagtaattattttatctggATAACGGTTTTTATCCGGATCCAAACACTAGCCGCagttattttatagatttgaTTGGATTGATCGAATCTgatcatctatttttttttttaatattctgaaactttttttttatattttcggtCTTTTTGGACTGAATTTCGGCCTTGAACTTTAAAATAGTaagtgaattatttttttttgtttttttttactctgggaaagataatattaacatttcttttcttctttctctTTAAGGACGACCTTCTTGAACTGGATTTTGGCTTTGGACTTTGAAATGGTAAAcgaattatttttgttttattttttttttactttaggaataatattaacgttctttttcttcttcctctttAGGGACGACCTTCTTGGAATGGATTTTAGCTTTGCATGAAAtggtaagtaaattattttttttgtttttttttactctagGAACGATAATATTAAcgctttttttcttcttcctttTTAGGGATGCCTTCTTGGAATGGATGTTGGCCTTGAACTTTGAAATGGTaagcaaattattttttttattttttttttactccagGAACGata of Rhizophagus irregularis chromosome 32, complete sequence contains these proteins:
- a CDS encoding DEAD (Asp-Glu-Ala-Asp) box polypeptide 23, translating into MPTERTERSRRSYADTSSSSRRHRSRSPHSRRDDSYHRHRYGREYERDSRRSGDYNELPRRGSPSHDKARYDSREIRENENTSDKTLNNKDSTKESNGALKPKVPISLEELLQKRESEKQVNERPKFLTKEERAKVALDKRQKEVEEQRRKQDEERRQQEEFQRRAAEEARQNGYGRDRRDYYDRYDRDRYDRYDRERPRVKDRDSEKRPNDKSDTNAETEKLADKELQAIRERYMGGERKKRKIRKMNEKKFVFDWDAGEDTSQDFNPLYANKHNAQMFGRGHFAGIDIKEQKRDRAQFYNQLLEERRTLDQKDRAEERLEIDRRKELKTMWDDRHWSEKPLTEMKERDWRIFKEDFNITTKGGSIPNPIRSWAESGLSERILNLIESIGYKSPTPIQRQAIPIGLQNRDIIGIAETGSGKTASFVIPMLVYISDLPRLTEENMSDGPYALILAPTRELAQQIEQETLKFAAPMGFNCVSIVGGHAVEEQAFNLRNGAEIIIATPGRLKDCLDRRILVLNQCTYVVMDEADRMIDMGFETDVNVILDALPVSNVKPDTDEAENPAEMLKKIGQKERYRQTVMFSATMPPAVERLAKRYLRRPAVVTIGTAGQAVDTVEQRVEMINDEGKKKARLLELLQGSFDPPIIIFVNQKKGCDVLARALNKLGYRATTLHGGKTQEQRESALAHLKNGTMDILVATDVAGRGIDVKNVSLVINYDMAKNIEDYTHRIGRTGRAGKSGVSITFLSNADADVMYDLKQMIMKSPISRVPAELSSHPSAMAKPGTYIAKRKHEETIFQ